Proteins found in one Pseudomonas marvdashtae genomic segment:
- a CDS encoding PLP-dependent aminotransferase family protein has translation MELRIDRQALVPVVQQIVDALTSWVRQGTVEPGTRLPSIRQLARENLLSQASVHDAYQRLVAQGVLASRNGSSFFVAFAPSAGEPAGSVWLQDALSAQPRPASDAQQELKLGCGGLPESWRESDDLGYAIRQVTRIDMAGLFNYSTPLGLPALRELLSRRLKQFDIDADKNRILTTTGATHGLDLIVRTLLPPGSCVVVESPGYSNLFDLLRLHKIDMIELPRTPRGPDVEALQCLLAIHRPCALFVNSACHNPTGSSLAPAVAQQLLQLTKKHAMLVIEDDVYADFQSSMRPRLAALDDDVVYLGSFSKTLSSSLRVGFVVAGPSTIARLSEVKEITSMGGSRFCESVLANLLANGAYRKLVQRQRQRLSTDMAMALQLLEDADWKVFGKPAGGLFIWARAPLCDYAELQRLAKRCGIQLSSRTAFSPSGTDTDWLRINVAYARDPKALAFFRATALDRPQVS, from the coding sequence ATGGAGTTGAGAATCGACCGGCAGGCACTGGTACCTGTCGTGCAGCAAATTGTCGATGCGCTGACCAGTTGGGTTCGACAAGGAACGGTTGAGCCGGGCACTCGCCTGCCGTCGATCCGGCAACTGGCGCGGGAGAACCTGCTCAGCCAGGCCAGCGTTCACGACGCTTACCAACGCTTGGTTGCCCAAGGCGTGCTGGCATCCCGTAACGGCTCGAGTTTTTTTGTCGCCTTCGCTCCTTCGGCAGGGGAGCCGGCAGGCAGCGTCTGGCTCCAGGACGCACTGTCCGCCCAGCCCCGCCCGGCCAGCGACGCGCAACAAGAGCTGAAGCTGGGTTGTGGTGGCCTGCCCGAGAGTTGGCGCGAAAGCGACGACCTGGGCTATGCGATCCGTCAGGTAACCCGAATAGACATGGCGGGCCTGTTCAACTACAGCACGCCGCTGGGGTTGCCTGCCTTGCGCGAGCTTCTGTCCAGGCGACTGAAGCAGTTCGATATCGACGCCGACAAGAACCGGATCCTTACGACCACAGGCGCCACCCACGGGCTGGACCTGATCGTGCGTACCCTTCTGCCACCAGGAAGTTGCGTCGTAGTGGAGAGTCCCGGCTATTCGAACCTGTTCGATCTGCTCAGGCTGCATAAGATAGACATGATCGAGCTGCCCAGGACCCCACGTGGACCGGACGTCGAAGCCCTGCAATGCCTGCTGGCGATCCATCGGCCCTGCGCACTGTTCGTCAACAGCGCCTGCCACAATCCTACCGGTAGCAGCCTGGCTCCGGCCGTGGCCCAGCAGCTGCTGCAACTGACAAAAAAACACGCCATGCTGGTTATCGAGGACGACGTCTATGCCGATTTTCAAAGCTCGATGCGCCCGCGGCTGGCGGCGCTGGATGACGATGTGGTTTACCTGGGCAGCTTTTCAAAAACCCTGAGCAGCTCGTTGCGAGTCGGCTTCGTGGTAGCCGGGCCGTCTACCATAGCGCGCTTGAGCGAGGTCAAGGAGATCACCAGCATGGGCGGTTCTCGATTCTGCGAATCGGTGCTGGCCAATCTCCTGGCCAACGGTGCCTATCGCAAACTGGTCCAACGCCAACGGCAGCGACTGAGCACCGATATGGCAATGGCTTTGCAACTGCTGGAGGATGCCGACTGGAAAGTGTTCGGCAAGCCGGCGGGTGGCCTGTTCATATGGGCGCGTGCGCCATTGTGTGACTATGCTGAGTTGCAGCGGCTGGCCAAACGGTGCGGTATACAGCTGTCGTCGCGCACCGCATTCAGCCCTTCGGGCACGGACACTGACTGGCTGCGTATCAACGTGGCCTATGCCCGAGATCCCAAAGCCTTGGCGTTCTTCCGCGCAACGGCTCTGGATCGACCTCAAGTGTCCTGA
- a CDS encoding methyl-accepting chemotaxis protein, producing MTATVHDVARNAEEAAQAAQTADDKVESGQQVVRQSMVRIEQLADSATLASTSIESLSAEIQNIGKVLSVIKSVAEQTNLLALNAAIEAARAGEQGRGFAVVADEVRALAKRTQQSTEEIERLVSALRSAAQTSVQQIQSSGDLVKMAVSDALQTESALGSIAAAVSLIQQMNQQIAAAAEQQSSVAEEINRSVTSIRASADQSSVAMQGNAASSIELAQLGAELKGMVGHFRL from the coding sequence ATGACCGCCACCGTGCACGACGTCGCCCGCAATGCCGAAGAGGCGGCGCAAGCGGCTCAGACGGCTGACGACAAAGTCGAAAGCGGCCAGCAGGTAGTGCGCCAGAGCATGGTACGCATTGAGCAACTGGCCGACTCGGCCACACTTGCCAGCACCAGCATCGAAAGCCTGAGCGCCGAAATACAAAACATCGGCAAGGTCCTGAGCGTAATCAAGAGCGTGGCCGAGCAAACCAACCTGCTGGCGCTCAATGCCGCGATCGAGGCGGCTCGGGCGGGCGAACAGGGCAGGGGATTCGCTGTGGTGGCCGACGAAGTACGGGCCTTGGCCAAGCGTACGCAACAATCCACCGAGGAAATCGAGCGACTGGTGAGTGCCTTGCGCTCAGCCGCTCAGACGTCCGTACAACAGATCCAGAGCAGCGGCGACCTGGTGAAAATGGCCGTCAGCGATGCGCTACAGACCGAAAGCGCCCTGGGCAGCATCGCGGCAGCGGTGTCGCTCATCCAGCAAATGAACCAGCAGATCGCCGCGGCCGCCGAGCAACAGAGCTCAGTGGCCGAAGAAATCAACCGCAGCGTCACCAGCATCCGGGCCAGCGCCGATCAGTCATCCGTGGCCATGCAAGGCAACGCCGCGTCCAGTATTGAACTGGCGCAGCTGGGCGCTGAATTGAAAGGGATGGTGGGGCATTTCAGGTTGTGA